A genomic window from Hippocampus zosterae strain Florida chromosome 13, ASM2543408v3, whole genome shotgun sequence includes:
- the LOC127613656 gene encoding ATP synthase membrane subunit K, mitochondrial-like — protein sequence MPTSPVKTRIPLTSFGHLITEVKRQLFGIEPPASAELTGLRKYFNSYTLQGRRNCVLATYGILLVTATAYSMHRQDKKEARKDCSA from the exons ATGCCGACGTCTCCTGTTAAAACCCGCATCCCTCTCACTAGTTTCGGGCACCTCATAACAGAGGTGAAG AGGCAGCTGTTTGGCATCGAGCCGCCAGCATCTGCGGAACTGACCGGTTTGAGAAAGTACTTCAATAGCTACACGCTGCAGGGGCGCCGAAAT TGCGTCTTGGCTACTTACGGCATCTTGCTAGTAACAGCGACGGCCTATTCCATGCACAGACAAGACAAAAAGGAAGCTCGGAAGGACTGctctgcctga
- the LOC127613655 gene encoding suppressor of cytokine signaling 1-like, with translation MVQYVVFQPRFPSDRMVRDKPKRTVRKKKNASQQKQSPAPDEPATPQQVQSTERNQDIAEKPLETLHWSQRRSLHLSDQQLETWCQSGADVANLPTRLRSFSSLEEYKLVKRTHQQLQHSSYYWGAMNMEEAHKMLGRASPGTFLIRDSGQPDVFFTLSYYSEHGPTSVRVLLRKLLFALCGSQKTFASLFDLLAYYKTPLCKLTAPYRQQRPERLKQICRRAMVNTYGAENIRNLAGLSCEVKDYVLAYPYSI, from the exons ATGGTGCAATATGTGGTCTTCCAGCCGAGGTTTCCCTCAGATAGGATGGTTAGAGATAAGCCTAAGAGaacagtaagaaagaaaaagaatgcaaGCCAGCAGAAGCAGAGTCCAGCTCCTGACGAGCCTGCGACACCTCAACAAGTCCAGAGTACGGAACGGAACCAGGACATCGCAGAGAAGCCGCTGGAAACGCTGCACTGGAGCCAGCGACGCAGTCTACACCTCTCAGATCAACAACTTGAAACCTGGTGTCAG AGTGGAGCGGACGTGGCCAACTTGCCAACTCGCCTGCGTTCGTTCAGCAGCCTTGAAGAGTACAAACTGGTGAAGCGCACTCACCAGCAGCTCCAGCACAGCTCCTACTACTGGGGAGCGATGAACATGGAGGAGGCGCACAAAATGCTCGGGCGAGCATCACCGGGCACCTTTCTCATCCG AGACAGCGGGCAGCCGGACGTGTTCTTCACCCTGAGCTACTACAGCGAACATGGGCCAACGAGCGTCCGCGTGCTGCTCCGAAAGTTGCTCTTCGCTCTCTGTGGGAGCCAAAAGACTTTCGCCTCCCTCTTTGATCTGCTGGCTTACTACAAGACTCCGTTGTGCAAACTGACCGCGCCTTATCGCCAGCAACGGCCCGAGCGCCTCAAGCAGATTTGTAGGAGGGCAATGGTAAACACGTATGGAGCAGAGAACATAAGAAATTTAGCAGGACTCAGTTGTGAGGTGAAAGACTATGTTCTTGCCTATCCTTACTCGATATAG